In Metarhizium brunneum chromosome 3, complete sequence, a genomic segment contains:
- the TRYP_8 gene encoding Trypsin, which yields MVSKAALAIASAIFAVQSATAAPAKNGKFIVGGEAAAPGDFPYIVALLSSNFQFCGGTLVNNDTVITAGHCTSSDVSGYEIRAGSLASGSGGTKVKVRSATRHPNYNANNLDNDVAVWKLATGIPESDTIKYAKLPEPGSDPTPGTNVTVAGWGRLTEGGATPDKLQKVTVPVVDRAICKKAYSTPTPLEITDNMFCAGLEKGGQDACQGDSGGPIVQGDVLIGVVSWGTGCARPNKYGVYTRLANYDSFLKKYL from the exons ATGGTCTCCAAGGCAGCTCTCGCGATTGCCAGCGCAATCTTTGCCGTTCAGTCGGCGACGGCCGCGCCggccaagaatggcaagtTCATCGTCGGCGGAGAGGCTGCCGCCCCGGGCGATTTCCCCTACATCGTGGCCCTGTTGTCGAGCAATTTCCAGTTCTGCGGCGGCACCCTGGTCAACAACGACACTGTCATCACCGCGGGTCACTGCACCAGCTCAGACGTTTCGGGATACGAAATCCGCGCCGGATCACTG GCCTCGGGATCTGGCGGCACCAAGGTCAAGGTGCGCTCGGCCACCCGTCACCCCAATTACAACGCCAACAACCTGGACAATGACGTTGCCGTCTGGAAGCTGGCCACGGGGATTCCTGAAAGCGACACCATCAAATACGCCAAGCTGCCTGAGCCGGGCTCCGACCCAACGCCCGGCACCAACGTCACCGTAGCCGGCTG GGGCCGTTTGACGGAAGGCGGAGCGACGCCCGACAAGCTGCAAAAGGTGACGGTTCCCGTCGTCGACCGCGCCATCTGCAAAAAGGCCTACAGCACGCCCACGCCGCTGGAGATCACGGACAACATGTTTTGCGCGGGCCTGGAGAAGGGCGGCCAGGATGCGTGCCAGGGAGACAGCGGCGGCCCCATTGTCCAGGGCGATGTGTTGATCGGCGTCGTTTCGTGGGGCACCGGCTGCGCCCGGCCCAACAAGTACGGTGTTTACACCAGGCTGGCCAACTATGACagctttctcaagaagtaCCTGTAG
- the sidH_0 gene encoding Mevalonyl-coenzyme A hydratase sidH → MAPSLASQPPELSFYELSFPAEYVLLVTINRESHMNAIPMAGHWQGERLWQWFDDEPQLRVAIVTGKGTRAFCCGADLKEQAQKQHALEKPDAPAFPTGGFMGLTTRVGKKPVIAAVNGFALGGGFEIALNCDMVVASPSATFGLPEAKRGLWAAAGGIPRAVRTFGMQMASEIVLAGRVLSAAEARDAGFCRVAASPGAVVGEAVALAEDVAAMSPDAVIVSRAGLRQTWETASVERAAQLVQDRYARGLLEGENLRLGLMAFVTKTKPEFVPSKL, encoded by the exons ATGGCGCCATCACTCGCCTCACAGCCCCCCGAACTGTCCTTTTACGAGCTCAGCTTCCCCGCGGAATATGTGCTGCTGGTGACCATCAACCGCGAGTCGCACATGAATGCCATCCCCATGGCCGGCCACTGGCAGGGCGAGCGGCTGTGGCAGTGGTTCGACGACGAGCCCCAGCTCcgcgtcgccatcgtcaccgGCAAGGGCACCAGGGCCTTTTGCTGCGGCGCCGACCTCAAGGAGCAGGCGCAGAAGCAGCACGCCCTCGAGAAGCCCGACGCCCCGGCCTTTCCCACCGGCGGCTTCATGGGCCTCACCACGCGCGTGGGCAAGAAgcccgtcatcgccgccgtcaacggcttcgccctgggcggcggcttcgaaATCGCCCTCAACTG CGACATGGTGGTTgcctcgccgtcggccacgTTTGGGCTGCCCGAGGCAAAGAGAGGTctctgggcggcggccgggGGCATCCCCCGCGCCGTGAGGACGTTTGGCATGCAGATGGCGTCAGAGATTGTGCTTGCCGGCCGCGTCTtgtccgccgccgaggcgagGGACGCGGGTTTCTGCCGGGTGGCCGCGTCGCCGGGCGCCGTGGTGGGCGAGGCCGTCGCGCTGGCCGAGGACGTCGCGGCCATGTCGCCGGATGCCGTGATTGTGAGCCGTGCCGGTCTCAGACAAACGTGGGAGACGGCGAGCGTCGAGAGGGCAGCCCAACTGGTCCAGGACAGATACGCCAGGGGTCTCTTGGAGGGGGAAAATCTACGTCTGGGCCTCATGGCGTTTGTTACCAAGACAAAGCCAGAGTTTGTACCGTCAAAGTTGTAA